The genomic segment CTTAAGCTCAAGCGGGAGGGTTATTTCCAAGGCGGGGAAACGGTCGTATGCGTTTTGACAGGGAATGGACTTAAGGATCCAAACGTCGCGCTGAAAACGGTCAATGCTGATCCTCTTGTTGTGCCAGACAACGAAGCAGCTGTTATGGAGGCCATCGCTAGACTGGAAGAGGCCGGAGCATGATAAAACCAGAAGGCGTATGTGTGAGAATTCCTGCAAGCACCGCGAATCTGGGTCCGGGGTTTGATACGCTTGGTATGGCACTTTCAATGTACTCATGGATTGGAATGAAAGGATCTAAGGAAACGGTCATTCATTTATATGGAAACGAAATGGATGGGATTCCAACAGATAAAAGCAATCTGGTGTACAAGGTTGCCCAGATGGTATTTCGCGAAGCTGGAGTACAGGTACCTGAGCTTGAGATATCCATGTACTCCGATATTCCGCTGACACGGGGCCTGGGCAGCAGCGCATCTGCAATTGTCGGTGCGTTGTTCGCTGCGAATGAATTAATTGGGTCGCCACTTTCGAAAGCAAAGCTCTTTGATATGGCAACAGCCATCGAGGATCATCCTGATAATGTCGGAGCCTCGTTGTTCGGCGGGCTCATTACAGCCATATGGGACGGCCTGCATGCGGACTACATCCGCATGGAACCGCATGAGGAGTTGGAGGTGCTTGTCGTTATTCCGGATTTTCAGCTCTCCACCTCTGAGGCGAGAAAAGGACTTCCTGCACAGATCAGCCGGAAGGACGCGGTATATAATATCAGCAGATCTTCTTTGCTGGTAGCCGCCTTGGCCCAAGGCAGATTGGATTTAATCAGCCGTGCAATGTCTGATCGTCTGCATCAGCCTTACCGTGCAGAGCTCGTCCCTGGTATGGCGGAGATCCTGGAAAATGCTGTTGCCCATGGAGCGCTGGGCATTGCACTTAGCGGTGCGGGTCCAACATTACTGGCCTTGGTGGAACGACAATCACAGCGCAAAAAGGAACTGGAGACTTATCTGCTGAATACGATGAAGGCTGAGGGCATTCGTGCTTCTGCAAGCTGGCTGAGCCCTTCGCGTAAAGGAGCTCTGCTGATCGGCAGCATGCCGTCTGGCTCATTTTTGGAAATGATAAAAGGGGAAGTAAAAGCATGAAGCGTATAGCATTATTGCCTGAAGGGTCGGTATCACACGAAGCGGTTGTGCTCCTGTTCGGGGATGAACCAGTAGAACTGGTGTACCATAAGCTGATCTCCGACGTGTTTTTGTCGACGGTGCATGGGAAAACGGAATACAGCGTCATTCCTATTGAAAATACTATTGAAGGCTCCGTGAGTCTTCATATGGATTGGCTCGTCAACGAAGTGGACATTCCGATGCAGATTGAATGGGTATATCCGTCGATCCAGAATTTGATCGGAGACCGTGAAGAGTTTATTACGGAGTCCGGTGAGGTGGATTACACCCGGATTCAGAAAATATTATCCCAT from the Paenibacillus sp. J23TS9 genome contains:
- the thrB gene encoding homoserine kinase, which gives rise to MIKPEGVCVRIPASTANLGPGFDTLGMALSMYSWIGMKGSKETVIHLYGNEMDGIPTDKSNLVYKVAQMVFREAGVQVPELEISMYSDIPLTRGLGSSASAIVGALFAANELIGSPLSKAKLFDMATAIEDHPDNVGASLFGGLITAIWDGLHADYIRMEPHEELEVLVVIPDFQLSTSEARKGLPAQISRKDAVYNISRSSLLVAALAQGRLDLISRAMSDRLHQPYRAELVPGMAEILENAVAHGALGIALSGAGPTLLALVERQSQRKKELETYLLNTMKAEGIRASASWLSPSRKGALLIGSMPSGSFLEMIKGEVKA